The nucleotide window TTGACTGGTTTTtaagtaagatttttttctcaaatacttTTTCACTCATATGAGAGTTGTGCTTTTCAAAATTATGGCTGCATAAACTCATCAAGAAGTTTCAGGTTCACACTGTTTCTAGCAACATGTAATTTTTAGTACCTGAAAATAATTTGGACACAGTGTAGGATTTTGTTTACTAACATGATGCCTTACATCTCTTCCTTGGTTAAAGCACCCAAAGGAACAAGAGTTCTTACAGTCATCATGGGAGGTCCAGGACTAACTTCTTTCCTTTAGGAGGAATAGGTATTTTACTTATCTGAACAGTTCTGAAATCTTGAGAATTAAAAGTGTTAGAAATAGCAACACTGCAGGGGACTGGTCTTGTCAGACTTGAATGCAGAGCATAAAGGAAAGTACAACAGTGCTGTATTGTTTGAGATCCTCTATGGCTGTCCTGGGAGACCATTTGTTGTGTTACAGGAGGTTACTGGTCTGCTCCTGTGTGTTAGCATAAGGGCAAAAGTGATGGATGTCTTACAGAAGGAACTTAAGTGAGGTATGTGGTAGCTCTCTAGACATGAAGCTGGCTGCAGTGTGTTcatttatattgtatttttaatatcatCTGCCTAGACTAGGGGCACAGACCTCTGAGAAGTGTGTGTAAGTCAGCATTGCTTTTCCAGTAGTGTTTCTTGGGCAGTATTGGCAGTCTGGTGTAGGAGACGGCTAAGTGTAGGGGGTGTGAAGGCAGATTTCTCTTGAAGGTGATTCAGAATATCAAAGTGAAGGACAcaactttttaattaattacaGAACATAGATGCCTTAAGTTGTGCTCTATGAATGTTTCTTTGTACTTGCTCCCCACTCCTTCCACTGATTTCCAGGGAAAGCTACAAGAATGTGTAAAATACCCTTTGAACCCTTGGAGTGAGACAATCATCTGTAAGCCTAACAAAGGGCATAATATAACCTTTGTGGAACAATTTGACTTCAAGAAAGAGTAAACTCTGGTCGCTTTTGCATACAAGTCTGTACAAACCAGAGACAGAGCAAAAGAATCAACAAAACTTAACTGGCCTCTCAGTATAGGACTAAACGAAGAATGAGCTGGCCAGTGTCACTCTGCTGCTCCATGTATCTGTCCATCCTCTTCAGTTGCTTATCTGGAGCTGAAGGAACATGTCTCTGCTTATGTAAGAACACACTCCTGGGGGGAAAATGAGAGTTGATGTGCAAATCTTTTTCTTTGATGTGATATATTTGGTGAAAAATTAAGTGTACTAAATTAATGTGGttcaaaaatgtgtattttaattatAAGAGCTTTAAAGTATCTCAGGTCGACTTCACACTTTAACTCATTAGGAAAGCTTGAGTTTATGATATCTTTGAGTGCAGCCAGCAATTCAATTATcagggaaggatggagagaggCGTATAGCAAGAACCAGAAGAAATTCAGTAGAGAATTCACCCAGCCCAAGTTCTTACCTTCATTAATCTCTTTGgaataaaattactttctttcaCAATAAGGTGAAAGcaaatgcatttgaaaacattGCAGCCTTTATGTGAGTTAATGCTGTGTTCCATTAGAGGTGTGTGCCTCCATCTCCTGAAAGAGTAACAGACTAGGGATAAACTACCAGTTTTGATACCTTTAACAGTAAAGTTTGAATACTTGCAAAAAGCTTGTTTGAGGTACAGTATGACATCAGGAGAAGGGAGGTGGAGGGATACACCACAGTTACCTAGTTCAGTGTCAGTGCATGATCAGGTTGGTTTACAGACTTGGTGTTTTTCAGACTAGCAGAGGAATCCAATTACTGTtaagccaaaatatttttttaaatattgaattAGTTTTTCCAAATGTGGAATATGATAATTTACTTTATTATTTTGCCTTATAAAAGCAAGCCTCTCAAATGGTTCTCCCTTTTTCTATTCATCTTTGACCCTCTTGATTAACTTCAGTAGAATTTCATATGCAGAAATATGAAGAAGTCTTACAAGGAAGAGAGAGAGTGCCTCTGTTATGTCAGTTGCAGTATCAGCCCACTCCTTACTAATGCCAGGGAGAGTGATAGAAAAGTAGTATGGTGTTGGGCATGAGCTTCAAGCAGAGACTGGAAGACACTACAGAATGTGAACTGTAGATACAAATCCATTTGAAACTATTCACCCACTAGGTTTTTTATATAATTCTGCATGTGCACTCCTTCGAGGGAAAGCGAGCATCTTGCTTGTAATCTTAGAGCTGTCTTATGACCACAAGAGGACTTAAATGGTAACAAATGTCACCAGGTGGGAAAGATGTAATGACTGGAGTTGCTCATCTCCAAGAGCTTTGTCTAgtgttccctggagcaggggTAGGTGGAGAAGCATTAGGGATGTATCAGTGTTTCTGACTGTAATTAATAATTGATTTTCTATACtaaagaaaggcaaaacaatGTTCTACTTCACAAGGAAATAGGTCTGAATAGATCTTCTGTAACAACAGTAAAAGCCAACCAATTCCTATTTCAGAAACTAATAATTCAGATGATTCCCACAAATCATGTTTTCAGTTTGCTGGTAGCAAGGTGTGGTGGCACTTAGTCCAatgaaacaaattaataaaaagaatattttaagcaTGTTTCACTGACACAAGGAATTATCATCTAAAATCAGAAGATTTGTGATTGCCTGCCCTAAAATGATGACAACCTCAACCCCTTAATATGAAAAAAGTGCGCGTACTACTCTTACAGAGGTCACTTGTCTATTATGAAATGCTTCCTAACTCTTTCACATTAGTCATTTGATTTCACTGCTTTAATCCAAATATCATGCTCAGGCTACTTATCTAATAAGCTGAATACTGTTGTCTGATAGCAGTATCAGTTGCAAGGAAATTTATCATGTCTCCTTCACATTGTCAAGCTAAAGGTATTGCTGCTTTTTATCTCCAGACACTGACTGCCAACAAACAGTGTCTAGATTagtttattatttcttttattggatgaatgaaaaaaaaaatcctggtgTGTAATGTACATACCTATAATAGCAATGTGCAGTAGTCCAGCAACACCTTTGGTGGTCTTGCCAAATGGCCTATGCGTGTTATTTGCAGAATGTTTCCTTTCTTCTACCACAGTGCTCTCTGTCTCTTCGCTGGGAACTCTTTCCACCAAACAGGTAACACTGAACAGTCACTCCAGTGCATGTTGGAAACCTCATTCCTTCCCAGTTGTAAAAATCTATGCATTCTCCAAAAGGACTTGCCATACGCTTTGCAAATCCATTCGTAAGGGTTGATCTTGTTGGTCTCTTAGTTGCCTGGTTTGTCagggaaaattttcttttccctccaatCTGCCTTCATTACTGTGTGGGGGGAAAAGTCTAGAATTTGCTCTTTGTCCTTACTATTTTTGTAGGAGGAATCTATTTGAGAAAGCTGTTCAAGAAATAAAAGTTGGAGCTTTGCTGCAACTGTCACACTGTGACAGCCATCAAGAATCTTCAGAGAACACGTATCTGACCTGTTTCCACAGTTGTCCAGCACAATAAACCTATTCTGTGTAATTTGAATTTGAGACTGGAAGGCAGCAAAAGCCTTTTCACTGCTGTCATTATGATGATGCATTCAGGCCCATGAAAAATTAGGACTAATATATTGTGAAAATCTGGTAAGCTGGTTTTTTTGACAGTCTTTTAAATATTAATCAATTTTACATTTAGTGTATACAAAACCCCCTTGGATTATAGACTGGAAATGGAAAACTTTCAGCAAAATGTTGGTTTGACCTCAGTAAACTTAATTCTTAACCCTCACATACATTTTATAGATGTTTATATCTCTGTGAATGAGTGTAAGTGCTAATAAATCACAAATttcaaagcactgaaacagtTACAGTTAATTACAATGTGTAAGTAACCAGGATAATGTACATAATAATTCATGTAGCAAGATCCACTACAACTCTTCAGTTGTAATAACTCTTCTTATAATTATTAAAAGGGTAGCCCTGATGTTAATTTTTTAGAGTAGGCATAATAGATTAATAGCTGAAAACCTtgtaaaatagaataaaaaattaaacatttccttTGTTGATCTCTTATGAAGTAAAAAGATTAGtctgtgtttccttctttccttgCATTTCCCTCATCAGGAATGGACACAGACTCAGACATTTTTTCTGTCAGGTTAAAGGATAACAGTGAGATACTGACAAGCACAATACCTGAAGCTAAAGCACTCTCACCCTCAGAGTGCGAAAGATAAAATTCAGCTTTCTAACTCACTGCAGTGAGCCTATTTAGGGAGCCAAACCCCAACACACTTTAATGTTCTGAGATGAAAATAGAAGCAGATAAAAATTTAGACGTACAAGAAAGGGGAGCAAACCACAGTTTGAGACTGTACATATTTTCAAGGGCAAAAAATCATATTTACTGTTTCTGTCATAACAAAGAGCCTCTTGGTCAGTGCTTAATCCTGCTACTTGGAAAGGAAGGCTGCTCCACCTCTGTCATACATTGGTCTGTATATAGGGACAGAACTAAGGCAGAGCATGAGCCTCATACGGCAGAGGATACCATTTTCCTAGTAAATCATGTATTTCTGGAAAACCTTTCTAGCTATAACACTTGGAACTGCTTGCTGTAAATATAGTAAGGGaagattattttctgtttctgaagtttGGCACTACAatctcattttttaattatgaaaatggaaaatgtctCTGAGCTTTGAGGATCCAGGACCTAATTTGTATCCAAACAGAAAAGTTCCATATGCAGTTCTCTCTCTGTGACACATGTCATTCCCATCTCCACCCAGAGCATCCTTCTTCCTCACTTACCTTTGGCACCATCAGAACTTAACTTGCACAATCTAGTCCTGAATTCCTTCCTCTGTGagatttgtgttttttattatttgctaCACACTTGTGGTCTTAGAAAAGGGCGACTGCTATTGATGCTGAAACCAGCACTGGAACGATGCCTGCCTGTGGGTGACaggaagaggcagagaaggGCTGTGTGATGTAAAATGGAGGTCACAGTCTCCCTGAGTTTCTAATCACAATATTATCAACTAATATGCATAAGCAGGCCTCACTGCTGCAAATTCTTGATGAATGAACACCATCTTCTTTGCCTGTTTTTAGCTTCTTCCCTGCTTTACTTGCTCATGCCTCAGCCAGCACTTCCTTCTCATTCCTGTTTTTCCCATGTGCCTGTGATGTCAGGACATGGCTTCATTGCCTCCATGTGTTCAGCCCACGTCCTGTCCTCCTGACTgacctcccttccctctgccctgtcACACAGTTTGGCAGAAGCACCCCCCCATGGAAAACTGTTTGCAAATGCATCACACCCACTTACAGAAACGATGACAGTGCTGTCCCTGAATTGCAGCATGTCTGATGCCATCAGCACCTGCCAAGGGGTCACCGCGGGTGGTCAGTGGGGCGGTAGCCTTTGTCTGGTtgactgtgctgtgcagtgcaTGCCTGGCAGCACAGTCAGAGCCAGcctctgctgtgcagctgctgccctaGGAGGTCCCAGCTTTACATGGTCACCTTTGGCAAAAGCAGCAAAGGGCAAATACCTTAGGTAAAACCCTTACGTAGCCTTTCTTAAACTCACATAAGACCTCTGAAAAACTCTACACCTGAAAAGACTAATTCATTTGCTAACTCAGCAGCCATTCCCTATACCTTTCAAAACTTGTAGGAGAGCTGGCACTCTTGTTCTCTAAAACCATCTGCAGAGGCAATGATGCAGAAGAAATAAGATATCTCCCAAGTAAGTCAACTTAGGTATGCATAGTATAGCCTACTTACTGCATTCCCAGAAGCAATGATGCAGTTTCAAGAAAGTCTGGTTATGAAAGGTGTAGGAAGAGATAAAGACTAACCTGGTGAGTCATGGAACCAAGCTGGGGGCAGAGCCCACATTCAGGACTTGGGAACACTCCTGCGTCTAGATCTGATGATAGCCAAGAAAGAAGGAAGtgattaataattaaaataattatggaataaattaatataattagTCTCCTTATTTATCTTCCTAATTGTCCAAAACTTTAATCTTGGGATTCCAGGCCCACTGGTTTTGTGTCATCCTACAAAATAAGACTCCCCATCATTACCTCTTCTTGGGCAAGAGTTACAGTTTGTGACACTGACTACTTGGGAAGAGGTGCAGGTCCTCAACTGGGAGGAAACATCAAACTGGGAAACGGGAGcagcaaaaaaattacaaacctAGCTCTTTTTACATTACAGATACTTTGCACTTGTTCTTGGTAGACAGGTCAGTCTTGGTGGGCAGAGGTAGCAGCCCACCAAGTGCTTATGTGAGGCAGAGAGGCAGGAAAGCATTGAGTGGGGATGACAAATCTGCTGGCCTTGGCACGGAAGGGGAGGTACAAGAGCCCCCTTCCCTCCCATGcctgccagcagagcctgtgccagTCTCCCAGCGGTCTGTCAGGCTTCCAACAGCAAATGACCTGCCCTACATGGGGATGAGGTGGTTTACAAACCTATCAAAGCACAGGCGGTCAAGGATGCTAGGTGGGGTCCTAGTGATTTGTGGGGATCTCTGCCACAAATTAAGGAGCAGGAAGAGCAAAAAAATATGTTAGAGAAAGGAATGAACAAAAGAATTGTGGggagtcagaaaaaaaagagaacgTAAGGAGAAAATGGATAGTACATGCCATATTTGTATGAAGCAATCCACAGCTCTCACTACCACAAAATAACAGTGTAAGCCCATGTAGTGACTGCTGATGACTAAATAACAAACAGCTTCTGAACTTCA belongs to Pithys albifrons albifrons isolate INPA30051 chromosome 7, PitAlb_v1, whole genome shotgun sequence and includes:
- the LOC139674116 gene encoding LOW QUALITY PROTEIN: protein phosphatase 2C-like domain-containing protein 1 (The sequence of the model RefSeq protein was modified relative to this genomic sequence to represent the inferred CDS: inserted 1 base in 1 codon; substituted 1 base at 1 genomic stop codon) encodes the protein MHHHNDSSEKAFAAFQSQIQITQNRFIVLDNCGNRSDTCSLKILDGCHSVTVAAKLQLLFLEQLSQIDSSYKNSKDKEQILDFSPHTVMKADWREKKIFPDKPGNXETNKINPYEWICKAYGKSFWRMHRFLQLGRNEVSNMHWSDCSXVTCLVERVPSEETESTVVEERKHSANNTHRPFGKTTKGVAGLLHIAIIGMYITHQDFFFHSSNKRNNKLI